DNA sequence from the bacterium genome:
ACGGGCCAGAATAGGAATAGTGTGTTTCAGCAGATCATAAAACCTTAGTAATGATAGTCTCTTTTTCTTTCATTTAGCTTCTCTCCCCAAAAAAATTTTCGACTGGGGGCTTCGCCCCCAATCCCCCTTTTAAAAGAGTAAAAAACTAAAAAACCTCAAAAGTAAACTCTCGCACAACGAAATCCAATGTCGTCGAGCCTGACCACCGGGATGTACCAGAAGCGATTGGTACAGCGCAGCCAGACTGGTTTGCTGTCCCACGAGCCGCCGCGCAAGACACGAAATTTACCCTTATTTGGTCCAGTAGGATTTTCATCAGAGTCCTGTTTATAATCACCATACCAATCATAGCACCACTCCCACACATTACCTGCCAGATCAAGTACCTTCTCAGGTGTAGCCCCCTGGGGATAGCTACCCACAGTTGATGTTTGACCAAGCTGCATATCATAATTTGCTCGTTCAGTGTTGGGTTTTGGTGTATTGCCCCAGGGGTATTCTCTACCCTCAAAGCCGCGAGCCGCAAACTCCCATTCAGCTTCGGTGGGCAGCCGCATGATTACCCTTTGGTTTTGCCCCTGTTTTTCAGCCCACTGCTCCCCGTAAGTAAGAGTCCACCAGCGGCAATAGGCCATAGCTTCGTACCAACTGACACCCACTACCGGCGCTAATGGCCGGCTCTTACCAAATCGCTCGTCCAGCCACCAGCGAGGTGCTTTTTCCTTAAGCCCTTTTAGAAACTGCCGGCCGTCAAACCCAAACCTGCTCTCCTCATCAATCCAGTATTCCTCAGTTTCATAGCCCCCGCTTTTAATGAACTCCCCAAACTCCTTATTGGTTACCGGATATTTCCCCAGCCAGTAAGGTGATAGCTTAACCAGATGGATGGGTTGTTCCGATTCTTCTTTATTGCTGCCCATATTAAAAGGTTTCTCCGGTGGAAAATATACCATTGGGGGATCGGAGACATCTATCTTGGGTTCGTCCATCAGTCCCAGGGCATCGCCGCAGGCGAGGAAGAGTTTAGGCTGATGGTGGCTTTTATCTCGCCGGTTGGTTAACGCCCTTTCAACGCCCAGGTGTAACTCCCAAATTCCACCCCCTTGTCGATAAAACTCTTCCAGATCAGACAAAATGGCACCAATCATGGCAATAACACGAGGATCATCCGTTTTGTCAATATCCTGGGACCATTGTTCTTCCAGATATTTAAACAGAAAGGGTTTATTACGAATTTCGCAGAACAGCAGTCGGGCCACTTCCAGCCAGCGATCTGGCTTTTTCAGGGCTACTTCAGACCAAAAGTCTTTTACCTGCTGACTTTCATCAAAGTCTGAAAGATGCTTAGCTGCAAGATATTCCTGTAGGGAGCGGTGGCTGAAGCCATAGAATTGACCGCGGGAGAGCAGCACCCCCAAGTTCTCATCAGCAAAATTTAAAAACCGACGGGCAAAGTCTTTTTCGGTTATCCCTTTTATTTCACACTGTAATTTCTGCTGTTGGATGGCCTCAATAACCCGTGGTGAAGAGATGCTGACACTATCCTGCTCATCACTATGGACAATAAAAGCGATACGCTGCAATAAGGATGTGTAAACAGTTTCCCACCATACGATTGGGTCTCCTTTAGGAATAGAAACTTCAAATA
Encoded proteins:
- a CDS encoding SUMF1/EgtB/PvdO family nonheme iron enzyme, with protein sequence MLKLSEVFFEQDAGRRISEIGSMEQKKFKSPESLKYLLKDADIWESHIWRLSQEDRNFRGARDSSDEDFHKVLEGITKVLQQEELTSDAVQFQTTIHQVAKKLNKNPGEILTALQWLFETTIKREPVLTHLKVPCSALLIGDAGVGKTTVMRMLTLNLFEQLKKGQKEGTPCPVFVRLDKVAEYIKEPQPIEEAKKALLTYICQHWRSHLTCQDDLTVEAIENYSKSIQLILDGLDEIPSAKLRLKLATVANNMVQDKSGKWHIIITSRPTAVDESLVDKLGFAKIQLLELTTKQIKDFVHNFLMIYNANEPKAGEKDARAFLSALELSEAAQEFAGNPLYLTVMILMHKKHTVLPKRRIELYSEFYEMLLLQRSSDLDLGKMADKPVFEVSIPKGDPIVWWETVYTSLLQRIAFIVHSDEQDSVSISSPRVIEAIQQQKLQCEIKGITEKDFARRFLNFADENLGVLLSRGQFYGFSHRSLQEYLAAKHLSDFDESQQVKDFWSEVALKKPDRWLEVARLLFCEIRNKPFLFKYLEEQWSQDIDKTDDPRVIAMIGAILSDLEEFYRQGGGIWELHLGVERALTNRRDKSHHQPKLFLACGDALGLMDEPKIDVSDPPMVYFPPEKPFNMGSNKEESEQPIHLVKLSPYWLGKYPVTNKEFGEFIKSGGYETEEYWIDEESRFGFDGRQFLKGLKEKAPRWWLDERFGKSRPLAPVVGVSWYEAMAYCRWWTLTYGEQWAEKQGQNQRVIMRLPTEAEWEFAARGFEGREYPWGNTPKPNTERANYDMQLGQTSTVGSYPQGATPEKVLDLAGNVWEWCYDWYGDYKQDSDENPTGPNKGKFRVLRGGSWDSKPVWLRCTNRFWYIPVVRLDDIGFRCARVYF